One segment of Streptomyces sp. NBC_01463 DNA contains the following:
- a CDS encoding DUF2071 domain-containing protein, with protein sequence MRQPCLSSVIERRLLVNYRVAPDAAARLLPQPLRPQLVHGHAVAGICLLRLGSVRPVWAPKVFGLRSENAAHRIAVEWDGPDGVETGVYIPRRDTASRLNVWAGGRVFPGEHGGAGFEVHETPGQVRVALATWDGDIRVDVTVEPSDELRGSELFAGLTEASRFFRSGVKGYSATRSGRHLDGMELHTDAWHVEAGRVRSAASSFFDDPDRFPPGTATLDCALVMRNVPADWRPLPAMAANRGAQLAK encoded by the coding sequence ATGAGGCAGCCGTGCCTGTCCAGCGTCATTGAACGACGGCTTCTGGTGAACTACCGGGTCGCCCCGGACGCCGCGGCACGCCTGCTTCCCCAGCCGCTGCGTCCGCAACTGGTGCACGGCCATGCGGTCGCAGGGATCTGTCTGCTGCGGCTGGGAAGTGTCCGGCCGGTCTGGGCCCCCAAGGTATTCGGGCTGCGGAGCGAGAACGCGGCGCATCGGATCGCAGTCGAGTGGGACGGACCGGACGGCGTCGAGACCGGCGTCTACATCCCGCGTCGCGATACCGCCTCGCGGCTCAACGTCTGGGCCGGAGGCCGCGTCTTCCCCGGCGAGCACGGCGGTGCCGGTTTCGAGGTGCACGAGACACCGGGCCAGGTGCGTGTCGCCCTCGCGACGTGGGACGGCGACATCCGGGTGGACGTCACCGTCGAGCCGTCCGACGAGCTGCGGGGCAGCGAGCTCTTCGCCGGTCTCACCGAGGCCTCCCGCTTCTTTCGGTCCGGGGTGAAGGGCTACTCGGCCACGAGGTCCGGCCGCCACCTGGACGGCATGGAGCTGCACACCGACGCCTGGCACGTGGAAGCCGGCCGGGTTCGCTCCGCCGCGTCGTCCTTCTTCGACGACCCGGACCGCTTCCCGCCAGGGACCGCAACCCTGGACTGCGCTCTGGTCATGCGCAACGTGCCGGCCGACTGGCGCCCGCTCCCGGCCATGGCAGCCAACCGAGGCGCTCAACTCGCCAAGTGA
- a CDS encoding metalloregulator ArsR/SmtB family transcription factor gives MAEAQDEAGAFRALADPTRRQILEDLRGGELAAGEIASRFAISAPSISRHLGVLKGAGLVTERRDGNRILYTLAEDRLATSIGRFLSVVCPEQIVLRHTKWRSGAQSEGS, from the coding sequence ATGGCAGAAGCTCAGGACGAGGCAGGGGCCTTCCGTGCACTCGCTGATCCGACGAGGCGCCAGATCCTTGAGGACCTCAGAGGTGGCGAACTCGCGGCAGGCGAGATCGCGAGCAGGTTCGCGATCAGCGCGCCGTCCATTTCACGGCATCTCGGCGTGCTCAAGGGAGCGGGACTGGTCACCGAGCGGCGGGACGGCAACCGGATCCTCTACACACTGGCCGAGGATCGCCTGGCCACCTCGATCGGCCGGTTTCTCAGCGTCGTCTGCCCCGAGCAGATCGTCCTGCGCCACACCAAATGGCGCTCCGGGGCGCAGAGCGAGGGATCATGA